The Caldisericaceae bacterium DNA segment CAATTATCCTATCCGAACTAATTGTCTCCTCTGGATGATGTGTAATGTAAATTACGCCTTTTTCTTTTCGAATTTCATGAACTAACTTAAGGATTACTTTTCTATTATACGGATCAAGAAGAGAAGTAATTTCGTCAAAAACTATGTATTCAGGATCAATCACTAAGATAGAAGCAATTGCAACTTTTTGTTTTTCTCCCCCCGAAAGAAGACTCGGAGGAAAACTCAAAAAGCTTCTAATACCAAGTTTATCGGAAGTTTTAACAATTCTATGCCTTATTTCTTCTTTATCCAACCCTAAATTCTCTAATCCAAATGCAATATCATCTTCCACAGTAATACCAACAAACTGGTTATCAGGATTTTGGAATACCACACCAACCTTAAACTTTGCTAACTTATTAAGGTTTTGATCCTTGAGGCTTATGCCATCTAGTAAAACATCACCCTTATTAGGTAATAAAAGCCCGTTTGCAAGACGGGCTATTGTAGATTTCCCTGAACCGTTCGAACCTATTATTGAAACAAGTTCGCCTTTATTGAGGGAAAAGTTAATATTATCTAAAACCCATTGCCCCTCAATATAGGCGAAGTATACACCAACAAAATCTAACATAAATATTATTTAACAAGTTCAATCAGGACGAGGGGGGTTCCGTCTCCTTTTCTATACTTTGCAAGTTTTAAAATTCGTGTATATCCACCTTGCCTATCCTTTTGTTCCTTTGAAATTTCAAATAACTTATTTACTGCGTTCTTATCAAAAAGGACAGAATGAGCGTATCTTCTTGATTCGAGGTTATCTACTTTTGCCTTTGTGATTAATTTATCAACCATCCTTCTTACTTCTTTTGCTCTTGCTTCTGTAGTTTCAATACGCCCATGAAGTATAAGTGCAGTTGAAAGGTTTCTTAATACACTCTTTCTAAAACTTGGATATAAACCCAATTTCCTCAGCGCAATACCGTGGTTCATAGGTACCTCCTTACCCCTTAAGTTTTAAACCCAACTTATTCAATGCTTCCACAACGCCTTTAAGGGAGGCTTGACCAAACTTATCTAAATTCAAAAGGTCAGAAGCAGAATAAGATAAAAGTTTTCCAACAGTATCTATATCATTTTTACTTAACACGTT contains these protein-coding regions:
- a CDS encoding ATP-binding cassette domain-containing protein encodes the protein MLDFVGVYFAYIEGQWVLDNINFSLNKGELVSIIGSNGSGKSTIARLANGLLLPNKGDVLLDGISLKDQNLNKLAKFKVGVVFQNPDNQFVGITVEDDIAFGLENLGLDKEEIRHRIVKTSDKLGIRSFLSFPPSLLSGGEKQKVAIASILVIDPEYIVFDEITSLLDPYNRKVILKLVHEIRKEKGVIYITHHPEETISSDRIIVLDNGRIVKSGTPLEVFRSIDELKARGICNLKEAELCNKLLENGLVKDFSLDVDSMVFELCSN
- the rplQ gene encoding 50S ribosomal protein L17, encoding MALRKLGLYPSFRKSVLRNLSTALILHGRIETTEARAKEVRRMVDKLITKAKVDNLESRRYAHSVLFDKNAVNKLFEISKEQKDRQGGYTRILKLAKYRKGDGTPLVLIELVK